GGGCATGCACGGCTCGTACGAAGCGAACATGGCGATGCACGACTGCGACGTGATGCTGTGCATCGGCGCGCGCTTCGACGATCGCATCACCGGCCGGCTGAACGCCTTCTCGCCCAACTCGCGCAAAATCCACATCGACATCGATCCGTCGTCGATCAACAAGAACGTGCCGGCGGACATCGGCATCCTCGGCGATGTCGGCCGCGTGCTGGAGGACATGGTTCGGCTGTGGCGGGCGAGCGCCAGGACGGACAAGAAGGAGCTCTATCCCTGGTGGGAGCAGATCGCCCGCTGGCGCGCGCGCGACAGTTTCGCGTTCAAGAACAGCAACGACGTGATCATGCCGCAATTTGCGATCCAGCGGCTCTACGAGCTGACCAAGGGCCGCGACACCTACATCACCACCGAGGTCGGCCAGCACCAGATGTGGGCGGCGCAGCACTTCCACTTCGACAAGCCGAACCGCTGGATGACGTCGGGTGGGCTCGGCACCATGGGCTACGGCCTGCCGGCCGCACTCGGCGTGCAGATCGCGCACCCCGACGCGCTGGTGATCGACATCGCCGGCGACGCCTCGGTGCAGATGACCATGCAGGAGATGTCGACTGCGGTGCAATATAACGCGCCAATCAAGATCTTCATCCTGAACAACCACTACATGGGCATGGTGCGCCAGTGGCAGCAGCTCTTGCACGGCAACCGCATGTCGCACTCCTATACCGAGGCGATGCCCGACTTCGTGCTGATGGCGAAGGCCTTCGGCGCGCACGGCATCCGCTGCGAGAAGCCGGGCGACCTCGACGACGCGATCAAGGAGATGATCGACGTGAAGCAGCCGGTGCTGTTCGACTGCTGCGTGGCCAACCTCGCCAACTGCTTCCCGATGATCCCCTCCGGCAAGGCGCATAACGAGATGCTGCTGCCGGACGAAGCGACGGACGAGGCGGTTGCGAATGCCATCGATGCGAAGGGCCGGGAGCTGGTGTGATCACCAGCTTCCACCGCCAACCCGACCAGAACGCAGCAAATTCGAGTAGCCAGACATGAACGCTCAGCTTCAGCCCACCGGCTCCGCCTACTTCATCGCCAAGGACACCGCGCTGCCGGAGAGCCATACGCTGTCTGTGCTCGTCGACAACGAGCCGGGCGTGCTCGCGCGGGTGATCGGCCTGTTCTCGGGCCGCGCCTACAACATCGACAGCCTGACCGTGTCGGAGACCGAACACGAGCAGCACCTGTCGCGCATCACCATCCAGACGCGCGGCACGCCGCATGTGCTGGAGCAGATCAAGCACCAGCTCGAGCGGATCGTGCCGGTGCATCGCGTGGTCGACCTCACGGTGGTGGCGCGCGAGCGCGGCCACGAGCGGCCGCTGGAGCGCGAGCTGGCGCTGGTGAAGGTCGCGGGCAAGGGCGAGGAGCGGGTCGAGGCGCTGCGGCTCGCCGAAGCCTTTCACGCCAAGGTGTCGGACGCGACCACCGAGCATTTCATCTTCGAGATCACCGGCAAGAGCACGAAGATCGACCAGTTCATCGCCATCATGAAACCGCTCGGCCTGATCGAGATCTGCCGCACCGGCATCGCCGCAATGAACCGCGGACCGGAGGGGATGTGATCCCCTTCTTCTGAGCCAACCGCAGGACGGTACTGGATCAGGGAGGTTGCGCCAATAAATGTCAGCATTGCTGACATAATAATCATACCGGGAAACGCCCCATGTCCGCCGACCTTTTCCTCGCGCTCGTCGTCTTTGCCTTCGTCACGTCGATCACGCCGGGCCCGAACAATTTCATGCTGCTGGCCTCGGGCGTGAACTTCGGCTTCTGGCGCACGGTGCCGCACATGTGCGGCATCGGCGTCGGCTTCTTCACGCTGCTGGTCGGCGTGGGGTTCGGGCTTGGCGCGATGCTGACCGCCTATCCGCAGCTTCACCTCGCGCTGAAGGTCGCGGGCGGCGCCTATCTTCTCTACCTCGCCTGGAAGATCGCGATGTCTCGGTCGCTCGGCGAAAAGGAGGGCGGCACGCGGCCGATGACCTTCCTGGAGGCGGCCGCGTTCCAGTGGGTCAATCCGAAGGCTTGGGTGATGGCAGTGACGGCGATGGCGGTCTACACCGATCCGGCGCGTCCGTTCCTGACCATGCTGCTCGTCGCAACCGCCTTCGCGCTGGTCAATTTCCCGAGCGTCTCATGCTGGGCCGGTTTCGGCGTCGCCCTGCGCGGCTTCCTCGCCGACCCGGTGCGGCTGAAATGGTTCAATGTCGCAATGGGCGTTCTGCTCGCGGCGACGCTGGTGCCGATGCTGCGGTAGGGCTGGAGCTCTCCATCCTTGCCCCGAGAGCCCGAATCCTGCCAGTCAGGGGCATGGACCTCTCACCCCAACAGGATGCCGCGCTGAAGGCTGTCGACCGCTGGCTGAAGGCCGGCAGGCCGCAGGTGTTCCGGCTGTTCGGTTATGCCGGCACGGGCAAGACGACGCTTGCGCGATATTTCGCCGAGCATGTCGAGGGCCAGGTACAGTTCGCCGCCTTCACCGGCAAGGCGGCGCAGGTGCTGCGGTCGAAGGGCGCGACCAATGCGCGGACGATCCATTCGCTAATCTACCGGCCGAAGGGCGAGGAAGCGGTGGAGGACGAGACGACCGGCAAGACCTCGATGTCGCCGACCTTCTCGCTCAACCGCCAGAGCCCGATCGCCAAGGCCAAACTCGTCATCATCGACGAATGCTCGATGGTCGACGAGCAACTGGGGCGCGACCTGTTGTCCTTCGGCACGCCCGTGCTGGTGCTGGGCGACCCGGCGCAGCTGCCGCCGATCTCGGGCGGCGGCTTCTTCACCGAGCACGAACCGGATCACCTGCTGACCGAGATCCACCGGCAGGCGCAGGACAATCCGATCATTCGCCTCGCGCTCGACGTGCGCGAGGGACGCGAGTTCATGCATGGCGACTACGGCACGGCGCAAGTGATCGGCAAGGATCAGGTGACGCAGGACCTGGTGCTCGAGGCGGACCAGGTTCTGGTGGGGACAAACCGCACGCGGCGCCGCTACAATGCGCGGCTGCGCGAGTTGAAAGGTTTCACCGCCGACTATCCGCAGGCGGGCGACAAGCTGGTGTGCCTGCGCAATGACCCGGCCAAGGGTTTGCTCAACGGCTCGCTGTGGAAGGTGATGACCTCGTCGCGCGAGACGGTGAAACCGGGCATCAATCTGCTCGTCTCGCCGGAGGAGGACGATCCCGACCGGGGCGTGGCCAAGATCAAGCTGCTCAAGGCCGCGTTCGAAAGCCCGGAAGAGGAAATTCCCTGGCAGCAGAAGAAGCGCTTCGACGACTTCGACTACGGCTATGCGCTGACCGTGCACAAGGCGCAGGGCTCGCAGTGGGACAATGTCGTGCTGTTCGACGAAAGCTGGGCGTTCAAGGATACGCGCCAGCGCTGGCTCTACACCGCGATCACGCGCGCGGCGAAGACGCTGACTATCGTGCGCTGATCACAGGCGCTGGCGGATCTCGCGCGCGTCGAGCCAGGACCATGCGTCCTGCTCCCGCTCCGGCGGGAAATAGCGCAGCTCGACCGGGATGTCGGCCGAGAAGAAACCTCCGATGCGGGTGGTCCAGTCCGGTCCGCCGACGACGGCACAGCGGCGCACATGTTCTTCCGCATGTCTGCGGCCCTCTGCCACGGTGCGTTGGCTGATCTCGCCCCAGTCCGCGCCTTCATAATCCGTCGCGCGCACCAGGATGTCGATGCGATCGTGAAGCGCATAGGCGCCTTCGAGCAAGCCGAAGAGATTTTCCGCGTCGGCCGACGTCGTGCGGCCGTAAATCTCGATCGCGAAGACCTGGTCATTGTCGGTCTCCAGCCGGCGGACGGTCGGGATGGGGTCGAGCGCGTGCATCCATGAGCTCCTTCGGATGGTCATGTCGCAACTGGAACACTCGAATGGCCCTGTCTGTTCCGTCGAAAGGCTCTATAAGGCTGCGTCGAATTCGCGATGTGGACCTGCCATGCCGTCCAAGCTTTCTGTCAATCTCAACGCCATCGCCATGCTGCGCAACCGGCGCGACCTGCCGTGGCCGAGCGTCACCGGGCTCGGCCGCATCGCGCTCGCCGCCGGCGCGCACGGATTGACGGTGCATCCGCGCCCGGACGAGCGACACATCCGCTTCTCCGACCTGGCTCCGATCCGGGCGCTGATCGACGACGAGTTCCCGCAGGCGGAGTTCAACATCGAAGGCTATCCGAGCGAGGATTTCCTCGAACTGGTGGAAAAGCACCAGCCGGAGCAGGTGACGCTGGTGCCGGACGATCCGTCGCAGGCGACGTCCGATCACGGCTGGGACTTTGTCGGCAAGTGTGAGATGCTGAAGCCGATCGTGGCGCGGCTAAAGAAGGGCGGCATGCGCGTGTCGCTGTTCGCGGATGCGGATCCGGCGCAGATCGCGGCCGCGAAGGCGACCGGAGCGGACCGCATCGAGCTCTACACCGGCCCGTATGGCGGTTCATACGACGATCCGAAAAAGGCAGGCAAGTGCCTGGAACTGCTTGGAAAGACGGCCGACGCGGCTCTCGCCGCCGGGCTTGGAGTCAATGGCGGGCACGACCTGACCGTGGCCAACCTGCCGCCGCTGGCGAAACGAATTCCGAAGCTGGCGGAGGTGTCGATCGGGCACGGGCTGACGGCGGATGCGCTGGAATTCGGTATGGAACAGACCGTCAAGCGCTTCCTCGCCTCTTGCGGGTGGTGAACCGCGCGCCATCTCTCCGCAGGCGGGCGTTCGGTTCGAACGTGGCCATTGATGCTGCGATGCAACAGGAGTAAAAGCCCCGCCGCTCCCAAGGAGGGGCTGTCATGGTTGTTGCGAATGACGAGGGCGGCGTGAAGCCGTCCCATGGCGGCCCTGCCGTTGCGGATGCAGCCCCTCAAGTCGATCACGGAATGCTGGCGCTGACGCTCGGCGCGCTGGGTGTCGTCTATGGCGATATCGGCACCAGCCCGATCTATGCCTTCCGCGAGGCGCTCGTCGCCTCGTCCGGCGGCAATGTCGCCGAGCGCGAAGATATCCTTGGCGTCCTGTCGCTGATCATCTGGGCGCTGACGATCATCGTCACGATCAAATACATCCTGTTCGTGCTGCGCGCCGACAACAAGGGCGAGGGCGGAACGCTGTCGTTGATGGCGCTGGCGCGCGGCGCCTTCGCTCACCGTCCGCGCTGGATATTGTTGCTGGGCATGCTGGGCGCGTCGCTGTTCTATGGCGACGCGGTGATCACGCCGGCGATCTCGGTGCTGTCGGCCGTCGAGGGACTGAATGTCGTCACGCCGACGTTCGAGCCGTACGTGGTGCCGCTGACGCTCGTGATCCTTGCGGCGGTCTTTGCCGTCCAGAGGTTCGGAACGGCGAGCGTCGCATCGGTCTTCGGTCCGGTCACCGCCCTGTGGTTCCTCTCGATCGGGGCATCGGGCGTGGTGCATATCGTCGACGATCCCGAAATCCTGCTCGCGATCAACCCGGTCTATATCGTCTATTTCCTCGCCAACTCGCCTGAGGTGGCGTTCGTGACCATCGGAGCGATCTTCCTGGCGGTCACCGGGGCTGAAGCGCTCTATGCGGACCTCGGCCATTTCGGCCGGCGGCCGATCGTGCTGGCCTGGCTTGCCATCGTCTTCCCCTGCCTGCTCCTGAACTATGTCGGGCAGGGCGCTTTCGTCCTGTCGCATGGCGGCATCGTCGGCCATCCGTTCTTCGAGATGAACGAGGGCTGGGCGCTGCTGCCGATGGTGGCGCTCGCGACCGCGGCCACCGTCATCGCCAGCCAGGCGGTGATCTCCGGCGCCTTCTCGCTGACGCGGCAGGCTGTGCAGCTCAACCTCCTGCCGCGGCTGGAGATCCTGCACACGTCCGAGACGCAGTCGGGTCAGATTTATATGCCGCGCGTCAATATGCTGCTCGGCATCGTCGTGTTCATGCTGGTTATCGGTTTCCAGGAATCGACCAACCTCGCCGCCGCCTACGGCATTTCGGTCACCGGCAACATGCTGATGACGACGCTGCTGTTGGCGGTGGTTATGCTGAAAATCTGGAAATGGCCGCTCGTCGCGGTCGTGGCGCTGACGTCGATGTTCGCGGTGATCGACATCGGCTTCTTTGTCTCGAATATCGTCAAGGTTCTGGACGGCGGCTGGGCGTCGCTGGCCATTGCGTTCACGATGGCGCTGATCATCTCCACCTGGATGCGCGGCAGCCGCTATCTGTTCGAGAAGACGCGCAAGAACGAGATGCCGCTCGGCTTCCTGACCGAACAGCTGGCGAAGAAGAAGCCGCAGCTCGTCCCGGGCACGGCCGTCTTCCTGACCGGCGACCCGCTGAGCGCGCCGACGGCGCTGCTGCACAGTCTGAAGCACTACAAGGTGCTGCACGAGCAGAACGTCATCCTGTCGGTGGTGACGGCGCAGCAGCCGAAGGTGCCGGACCAAGAGCGGGCGCGTATCGAGAAGCTGAACGACCTCTTCATGCGCGTGACGGTGACATTCGGCTACATGGAGCAGCCGAACATTCCGCGTGCGCTGGCGATCTGCCGCAAGCAGGGCTGGAAGTTCGACATCATGACGACGTCGTTCTTCCTGTCGCGGCGCTCGCTCAAGGCCTCGCCGACATCGGGCATGCCGCTCTGGCAGGACAAGCTGTTCATCGCCCTGGCGAAGAGCGCGTCCGACGCCACGGAATACTTCCAGATTCCCACCGGCCGCGTGGTCGAGATCGGCACGCAGGTGGCAATCTGAGGAACGCCGGCGCGGCCGGCGTTCCTGCGCTGTCGGAGAGTGTCAGCCGGCGAGCGCGGCTTTGTTGGCGGCGAGGAAGTCGCGCAGCGTCTGCAGCTTGCGGCCGGAGAGCTTCGCGGTGTCGCCGGTGACGGCGCCGAGGCCGCCGGTGCGGGTGGCGGTGTCGAAGGAGACCAGGGTCGGGATGATGGCCTCCGGCACGCCCGCCGCCTTCATGCCGCCTGCGAGTTGCTCGTCGGTGAGGTGCACGACCTGGAGCGGCTTGCCGGTGATCTCGGAAACGAGCGCGGCGATCTGGTCATTGGTGTAGGCTTCGTCGCCGGTGAGCGTGTAGGTGGCGTTGCCGGCCGGCGGATTGGCGAGGGCGCCGGCGATCGCGGCCGCGATATCGTCACGCGCGACGAAGGAGGTCTTGCCGTCGGCGGCGGAGGTGTACCACTGGCCGGACTTCAGCGCGTTCGGCAGGCTCATGAACAGGTTTTCAAGATACCAGCTGTCGCGGAAGAGCAGGTAGGGAATGCCGGTGGCCTTGATCGTTTCCTCGGTTCCGAGATGGTCGGGCGCGAAGCTGACCTTCGAGGTCTCGGGCACGGGAAGCGAGGTGTAGGCGAGGCGCGCAACGCCGGCCTTCTTGGCGGCGGCGACGGCGGCCTTGTGCTGGCGCAGGCGCGTGCCGGCGCCGTCGAGCGCGTCGGTCGAGACGATCAGCACCGTGCCGACGCCGGCGAAGGCTTTTTCGAGCCCGGCGGCGTCGTCGAAATCGACCTTGCGGAGCGCGACACCTTTGGCGGCGAGGGCGGACAGCTTGTCGGTATTACGCGTGCCGGCGATGATGCGCGACGGCGCGACGCCCTGGCTGTCGAGGAGATGGGTGATGACGGCCTGGCCGAGATGGCCGGAGGCGCCGGTGATGAGAATCGTGTCGGACATTGCTGGCTCCTGTGAAACATGCTCTCTTTTCGAGACCAGCTCTAAATTGTATATATTGGATGCTGCGTAAAGAAGGCAGTTTGAACTACCCTGGTTACCTGAAAGGAACCACCATGGACGCACGCATCGCCTCCGCCCGTCAGAAGATCGAGATCTATCGTGCCGGCGTCGCCACGGGCGGGCTCGCGAACTGCCCGATCCGCAACGTCGTGCAGAACATCTTCGGCAAGTGGAGTTCGCTGCTGCTGATGGCGCTGGCCGAGAAGCCGTATCGCTTCGGCGAGCTGCGACGGCTGGTGCCGGACATCTCGCAGCGGATGCTGACCGAGACGCTGCGCGACCTGCAGCGGGACGGCTATGTGCACCGCGAGGTGTTTCCGACCAAGCCGCCCAGCGTCGAGTACAGCCTGACCGATCTCGGCCTGTCGATGTACGATTCGCTTCAGCACCTGCTGATGTGGGCGGAGACCAATTTCGAACGCGTGCGAGTGGCGCGCGAAAAGTTCGACGCCGAAGATGCGTGAGGCAGGATGAGCGGGCTTGTCCTCGTCACCGGCGGCTCCGGCTTCATCGGCGCGCATTGCATCGTGAGGCTGATCGCCGCGGGATACCGGGTGCGCACGACGGTGCGCTCGCTGGCGCGTGAAGGCGACGTGCGGGCGATGCTGAGGGAGGGCGGCTGCGAGGCGGGCGACCGGCTGGCGTTCGCCGAAGCTGATCTCACGCGCGACGCGGGATGGCCTGAGGCTGCGGCCGGCTGCGACTACGTGCTGCATGTCGCCTCGCCACTACCGGTCGCGCAGCCGAAGGACGCGGACGAACTGATGCGGCCGGCGCGCGACGGCGCGCTGAGGGTGCTGCGGGCGGCGCGCGACGCCGGCGTGAAGCGCGTGGTGATGACCTCGTCCTTCGCGGCGATCGGCTACGGCAACACGCCCTTGGACGGCGTCTATACGGAGAAGGACTGGACCGACACCGACAGGCCGATCGGCGCCTATGTGAAGTCGAAGGCACTGGCCGAACGCGCCGCCTGGGAGTTCGTCGCGCGCGAGGGCAACGGGCTGGAACTGGCGACGGTCAATCCGGTGGTCGTGTTCGGCCCGGTGCTGGGAAGGGACTATTCCGCCTCTGTCGTCCTCATCGAGACGCTGCTCAAGGGCGGTGCGCCGGCGGTGCCGAAGCTGATGTTCGGCGTCGTGGACGTGCGCGACGTGGCCGAGCTGCACCTCCTGGCGATGACGCGCCCGGAGGCGAAGGGCGAGCGGTTCCTGGCGGTGGCGGGCGATTTCCTCAGCGTGCGGGAGATTGCGCTGGCGCTGAAGGCCGGCATGGGGCCGGCAGCCGCGAAAGTGCCGACGCGAGTGGCGCCGAACTGGGTGATCCGGCTCGGCGCGCTGTTCAGCCCGACATTGAGGACGGTTGCAGGCCCCGAGCTCGGCAGGGTGAAGAACGCGTCGAGCGCCAAGGCCCGGCAGATGCTGGGCTGGTCGCCGCGCCCGCCGCAGGAGGCGATCGTCGCCACGGGCGAGAGCCTGGTGCGGCTAGGGCTGATCAAGGCGTGAGATTCGCGCTGATTTTTCTCTCATGCCCCCCTCATCCGGCCGCTTCGCGGCCACCTTCCCCGAGGGGGGAAGGGGAGCGTCGCCGATGACCTCCTCTCCCTTGGGGAGAGCGTGGCGAGGTGGCGCCGAGCCGGGTGAGGGGGCTTCCAAAATCGGTCTGCTGCGCGCCGATGTCCGGTTGATTTGGCGGCCGGCAGCGCCGATGGTCGCCGCCGAAAGGGCAGAGCATGGCACAACTTCTTCGCATCGCGATCGTGGGCGCGGGGCCGGCAGGGTTGGCCGCGGCACTTCTGCTCACGCGCGACGGGCATCGGGTGGAGATCCTCGAGCGCTACGAGGCGCCGAAGCCGCTGGGCTCGGGCCTGATTCTGCAGCCGACGGGACTGTGCGTGCTGTCCTCGCTCGGCCTGATGCCGGCGATGCTGGCGCAGGGCGCGCGGATCGAGCGGCTCTTCGGCGCCGATGCCAGGACCGGCCGTACCGTTCTGGACGTGCGGTACAACGCGCTGCCGGGCGGGCGGTTCGGCCTCGCCGTCCATCGCGCGGCGCTCTTCAACGTGCTGCATGATGCCGTCGTTGCCGCAGGCATTGCGATCCGCACCTCGACCGAGGCGGCGACGATCGAGGTCTCGGCGCCGGGCGCGACGCTGTTCGGCGACAAGGGTGGATCGCTCGGCACCTGGGATCTGGTGGTCGATGCGAGCGGCTCGAAATCGCGGCTCAAGGCGTCGTCCTACAGGCCGGCCGAGCCGAAGCCGCTCGCCTATGGCGCGTTCTGGGCCTCGCTCGGCTGGCATGGCGACGGCTTCGACCGCAACGCGCTGCAGCAGCGCTACGATAGGGCGCGGGTGATGATCGGCGTGCTGCCGATCGGCCGCATCGCGCCGGCCGGCGACGAGATGGCCGCCTTCTTCTGGAGCCTGAAGCCGGCGCAGGTGGAGGAGGTGAGGGCGCGCGGAATCGACGCCTGGAAGGACGAGGTGGCGCGGCACTGGCCGCAATGCGCGCCCTATCTCGACCAGATCGCGTCCTTCGACGACCTGACGCTGGCGCGCTACGGCCACCACACGCTGAAGATGCCGGCCGGCCGAAACCTTGCCGTCATCGGCGACGCGGCGCATTCGACCAGCCCGCAGCTGGGGCAGGGCGCGAACATGGCGCTGCTGGA
The Mesorhizobium australicum genome window above contains:
- a CDS encoding FAD-dependent oxidoreductase, with product MAQLLRIAIVGAGPAGLAAALLLTRDGHRVEILERYEAPKPLGSGLILQPTGLCVLSSLGLMPAMLAQGARIERLFGADARTGRTVLDVRYNALPGGRFGLAVHRAALFNVLHDAVVAAGIAIRTSTEAATIEVSAPGATLFGDKGGSLGTWDLVVDASGSKSRLKASSYRPAEPKPLAYGAFWASLGWHGDGFDRNALQQRYDRARVMIGVLPIGRIAPAGDEMAAFFWSLKPAQVEEVRARGIDAWKDEVARHWPQCAPYLDQIASFDDLTLARYGHHTLKMPAGRNLAVIGDAAHSTSPQLGQGANMALLDAAALAHALRAYSDIPNALSAYAATRRFHVRLFQALSYFLTPFYQSDSVLVPYLRDTLVSTVAKVPPAPRILALMVSGMLARPLASTGLIEADWAKFSSAGEPRLG
- a CDS encoding pyridoxine 5'-phosphate synthase; translated protein: MPSKLSVNLNAIAMLRNRRDLPWPSVTGLGRIALAAGAHGLTVHPRPDERHIRFSDLAPIRALIDDEFPQAEFNIEGYPSEDFLELVEKHQPEQVTLVPDDPSQATSDHGWDFVGKCEMLKPIVARLKKGGMRVSLFADADPAQIAAAKATGADRIELYTGPYGGSYDDPKKAGKCLELLGKTADAALAAGLGVNGGHDLTVANLPPLAKRIPKLAEVSIGHGLTADALEFGMEQTVKRFLASCGW
- a CDS encoding ATP-dependent DNA helicase encodes the protein MDLSPQQDAALKAVDRWLKAGRPQVFRLFGYAGTGKTTLARYFAEHVEGQVQFAAFTGKAAQVLRSKGATNARTIHSLIYRPKGEEAVEDETTGKTSMSPTFSLNRQSPIAKAKLVIIDECSMVDEQLGRDLLSFGTPVLVLGDPAQLPPISGGGFFTEHEPDHLLTEIHRQAQDNPIIRLALDVREGREFMHGDYGTAQVIGKDQVTQDLVLEADQVLVGTNRTRRRYNARLRELKGFTADYPQAGDKLVCLRNDPAKGLLNGSLWKVMTSSRETVKPGINLLVSPEEDDPDRGVAKIKLLKAAFESPEEEIPWQQKKRFDDFDYGYALTVHKAQGSQWDNVVLFDESWAFKDTRQRWLYTAITRAAKTLTIVR
- a CDS encoding SDR family oxidoreductase; the encoded protein is MSGLVLVTGGSGFIGAHCIVRLIAAGYRVRTTVRSLAREGDVRAMLREGGCEAGDRLAFAEADLTRDAGWPEAAAGCDYVLHVASPLPVAQPKDADELMRPARDGALRVLRAARDAGVKRVVMTSSFAAIGYGNTPLDGVYTEKDWTDTDRPIGAYVKSKALAERAAWEFVAREGNGLELATVNPVVVFGPVLGRDYSASVVLIETLLKGGAPAVPKLMFGVVDVRDVAELHLLAMTRPEAKGERFLAVAGDFLSVREIALALKAGMGPAAAKVPTRVAPNWVIRLGALFSPTLRTVAGPELGRVKNASSAKARQMLGWSPRPPQEAIVATGESLVRLGLIKA
- a CDS encoding acetolactate synthase 3 large subunit, with translation MNKATQETGRREMTGAEMVVQALKDNGVEHMFGYPGGAVLPIYDELFQQDAVQHILVRHEQGAGHAAEGYARSTGKPGVMLVTSGPGATNAVTPLQDALMDSIPLVCITGQVPTTLIGSDAFQECDTVGITRPCTKHNWLVKDVNELAGILHEAFHVATTGRPGPVVVDVPKDVQFAKGIYTPPQTAPRTSYQPKLQGDLEKIKAAVALMAGAKKPIIYSGGGVINSGPEASHLLRELVDLTGFPITSTLMGLGAYPASGKNWLGMLGMHGSYEANMAMHDCDVMLCIGARFDDRITGRLNAFSPNSRKIHIDIDPSSINKNVPADIGILGDVGRVLEDMVRLWRASARTDKKELYPWWEQIARWRARDSFAFKNSNDVIMPQFAIQRLYELTKGRDTYITTEVGQHQMWAAQHFHFDKPNRWMTSGGLGTMGYGLPAALGVQIAHPDALVIDIAGDASVQMTMQEMSTAVQYNAPIKIFILNNHYMGMVRQWQQLLHGNRMSHSYTEAMPDFVLMAKAFGAHGIRCEKPGDLDDAIKEMIDVKQPVLFDCCVANLANCFPMIPSGKAHNEMLLPDEATDEAVANAIDAKGRELV
- the ilvN gene encoding acetolactate synthase small subunit, which codes for MNAQLQPTGSAYFIAKDTALPESHTLSVLVDNEPGVLARVIGLFSGRAYNIDSLTVSETEHEQHLSRITIQTRGTPHVLEQIKHQLERIVPVHRVVDLTVVARERGHERPLERELALVKVAGKGEERVEALRLAEAFHAKVSDATTEHFIFEITGKSTKIDQFIAIMKPLGLIEICRTGIAAMNRGPEGM
- a CDS encoding winged helix-turn-helix transcriptional regulator, translating into MDARIASARQKIEIYRAGVATGGLANCPIRNVVQNIFGKWSSLLLMALAEKPYRFGELRRLVPDISQRMLTETLRDLQRDGYVHREVFPTKPPSVEYSLTDLGLSMYDSLQHLLMWAETNFERVRVAREKFDAEDA
- a CDS encoding NmrA family NAD(P)-binding protein; its protein translation is MSDTILITGASGHLGQAVITHLLDSQGVAPSRIIAGTRNTDKLSALAAKGVALRKVDFDDAAGLEKAFAGVGTVLIVSTDALDGAGTRLRQHKAAVAAAKKAGVARLAYTSLPVPETSKVSFAPDHLGTEETIKATGIPYLLFRDSWYLENLFMSLPNALKSGQWYTSAADGKTSFVARDDIAAAIAGALANPPAGNATYTLTGDEAYTNDQIAALVSEITGKPLQVVHLTDEQLAGGMKAAGVPEAIIPTLVSFDTATRTGGLGAVTGDTAKLSGRKLQTLRDFLAANKAALAG
- a CDS encoding LysE family translocator, with amino-acid sequence MSADLFLALVVFAFVTSITPGPNNFMLLASGVNFGFWRTVPHMCGIGVGFFTLLVGVGFGLGAMLTAYPQLHLALKVAGGAYLLYLAWKIAMSRSLGEKEGGTRPMTFLEAAAFQWVNPKAWVMAVTAMAVYTDPARPFLTMLLVATAFALVNFPSVSCWAGFGVALRGFLADPVRLKWFNVAMGVLLAATLVPMLR
- a CDS encoding STAS/SEC14 domain-containing protein; this encodes MHALDPIPTVRRLETDNDQVFAIEIYGRTTSADAENLFGLLEGAYALHDRIDILVRATDYEGADWGEISQRTVAEGRRHAEEHVRRCAVVGGPDWTTRIGGFFSADIPVELRYFPPEREQDAWSWLDAREIRQRL
- a CDS encoding potassium transporter Kup; amino-acid sequence: MLALTLGALGVVYGDIGTSPIYAFREALVASSGGNVAEREDILGVLSLIIWALTIIVTIKYILFVLRADNKGEGGTLSLMALARGAFAHRPRWILLLGMLGASLFYGDAVITPAISVLSAVEGLNVVTPTFEPYVVPLTLVILAAVFAVQRFGTASVASVFGPVTALWFLSIGASGVVHIVDDPEILLAINPVYIVYFLANSPEVAFVTIGAIFLAVTGAEALYADLGHFGRRPIVLAWLAIVFPCLLLNYVGQGAFVLSHGGIVGHPFFEMNEGWALLPMVALATAATVIASQAVISGAFSLTRQAVQLNLLPRLEILHTSETQSGQIYMPRVNMLLGIVVFMLVIGFQESTNLAAAYGISVTGNMLMTTLLLAVVMLKIWKWPLVAVVALTSMFAVIDIGFFVSNIVKVLDGGWASLAIAFTMALIISTWMRGSRYLFEKTRKNEMPLGFLTEQLAKKKPQLVPGTAVFLTGDPLSAPTALLHSLKHYKVLHEQNVILSVVTAQQPKVPDQERARIEKLNDLFMRVTVTFGYMEQPNIPRALAICRKQGWKFDIMTTSFFLSRRSLKASPTSGMPLWQDKLFIALAKSASDATEYFQIPTGRVVEIGTQVAI